GACTCCTGGCGGTGGCCAGGGTTCATCACCGCCCGGTGATGGTGCCGGTTGTTCAGGCCGTCTTGATCGGCAGTGGCGTCATGCGCGGGGGGCGATCGGGCTCGAGCACGGTCAGGCTGTTGGTGTCCACCGTGCGCCAACCGGGGTCTTCGTCGAACCGTTCGGACGCCAGCAGCTGTCCGCCGGGGTAGGCCGGGTGCGCCGGGTGCCAGTACAGGCTGGGGTTCGGCCGCTCGACGGAGTAGCGACTAAAGACCAGCGTCTTGCCATCGCTGAGACACACATTGAGCAGCGCCGGGTGCTCTCGGGTGTCGTGAACGGCCTGTTCCAGCGCGACCGCGAGCGCCTGATCCAGCGAGGCGGCGCCATCGGTCAGTGCCTGACGGACGAGTGCGAACAGGTATTCCGAATCGGTCGTGCCCTGCAGGTCGGCCTGGATCCGGTCGGACAGCCGGGCGAGCATGCGGCCGCGGCCGCCTTCTGCCAGCCCCGACAGGTAGCCGTTGTGAGTCATGGCCAATCGTTCCACGGCGTAGGGCTGGGTGTTAATGGCGTGGACGATCT
Above is a window of Abyssibacter profundi DNA encoding:
- a CDS encoding class II glutamine amidotransferase, translated to MCRLAAYLGPSISLRQFLLDPPHSLFRQSWDPQELTEARLNADGYGVAWQQADGRMGRYTQPMAAWNDLNLPSLADALQSRLWLGNVRSATPGQIVHAINTQPYAVERLAMTHNGYLSGLAEGGRGRMLARLSDRIQADLQGTTDSEYLFALVRQALTDGAASLDQALAVALEQAVHDTREHPALLNVCLSDGKTLVFSRYSVERPNPSLYWHPAHPAYPGGQLLASERFDEDPGWRTVDTNSLTVLEPDRPPRMTPLPIKTA